A stretch of Triticum aestivum cultivar Chinese Spring chromosome 1D, IWGSC CS RefSeq v2.1, whole genome shotgun sequence DNA encodes these proteins:
- the LOC123166905 gene encoding uncharacterized protein encodes MDLATTPARRPMEPALARRLWHVVLAVCHMLRRGLCRKRLMMDLHLLLGRGKLAGRALRGLLAQPATAHGHGHRISSSSTSAMASFYGHHARAVEFSCTTTPSYPQYYGLFPFKSRGGRSGGGRGTARDDYGGLDAAAVARAFEMMSADVESGRATPAVAGMATATPSPMVAWILGRSPAGVRRLRVTDSPFPVVPEDGNSGSNERVDAEADDFIKRFYEQLRMQHSIAIPEC; translated from the coding sequence ATGGATCTCGCGACGACGCCCGCGCGGCGGCCCATGGAGCCTGCGCTGGCGCGGCGGCTGTGGCACGTTGTGCTCGCCGTGTGCCACATGCTGCGCCGCGGACTCTGCCGCAAGCGGCTCATGATGGACCTGCACCTCCTCCTCGGCCGCGGCAAGCTCGCCGGTCGCGCGCTTCGCGGCCTCCTAGCCCAACCCGCCACGGCCCATGGCCATGGCCAccgcatctcctcctcctccacttccGCCATGGCGTCGTTCTACGGGCACCACGCGCGGGCGGTGGAGTTCAGctgcaccaccacgccgtcgtacccGCAGTACTACGGGCTCTTCCCCTTTAAGAGCCGCGGCGGGCGTAGCGGAGGCGGTCGGGGCACCGCCCGCGACGACTACGGAGGCCTGGATGCCGCTGCGGTGGCGCGGGCGTTCGAGATGATGAGCGCCGACGTGGAGTCCGGAAGAGCCACGCCGGCGGTGGCAGGGATGGCGACGGCGACGCCATCACCGATGGTGGCATGGATCCTGGGACGCAGCCCTGCTGGTGTCCGGCGGCTGCGCGTCACCGACTCGCCGTTCCCGGTCGTGCCGGAGGACGGCAACAGCGGCAGCAACGAGCGCGTGGACGCCGAGGCCGACGACTTCATCAAGAGGTTTTACGAGCAGCTACGGATGCAGCACTCGATCGCCATCCCGGAGTGCTAG